One Brassica napus cultivar Da-Ae chromosome A1, Da-Ae, whole genome shotgun sequence genomic region harbors:
- the LOC125586334 gene encoding uncharacterized protein LOC125586334 has translation MNFRSFEEFWPFYVMQHSNPSTRRWHFTGIIASIAALLCSVLISRWFLALVPLFGYGFAWYSHFFVEGNVPASFGHPVWSFFCDLKMFRLMLTGNMEREMKRLGKRPLLQPS, from the coding sequence ATGAATTTCAGAAGCTTTGAGGAGTTCTGGCCTTTCTACGTGATGCAACACTCGAATCCATCGACGAGAAGGTGGCACTTCACGGGGATAATCGCGAGCATCGCGGCTTTGCTATGTTCGGTTCTGATCAGCCGGTGGTTCCTGGCGCTGGTGCCTCTGTTTGGGTACGGTTTCGCGTGGTACAGCCACTTCTTCGTGGAAGGGAACGTTCCGGCGAGCTTCGGACACCCGGTTTGGTCGTTTTTTTGCGATCTCAAGATGTTTAGGCTGATGCTCACGGGAAACATGGAGAGGGAGATGAAGAGACTTGGTAAGAGACCATTGTTGCAGCCGTCGTGA